From a single Oxalobacter vibrioformis genomic region:
- a CDS encoding phage tail protein codes for MNIMLSLGGFQFSLNTAAYQELVRSTAYRWASHDRLAQPAAKQFTGPGDDSMSLTGVIYPEWRSTRFQLDNLRSLAARGQPLLLVSGVGAVLGRWVIDKIDERQNIFAGYGIARKQGFTISIQYFDAGQQAGLLDALESLLNFFDPEATNALEIAKYDADGVLQSTTSAAGTAIGSLNTAMDGLKAVAETTSAIVLPVMNTVNNGIRMAANVRETAQQLKNSLKNINDLKTLGAQLYNISSTVATAANAGTIASRAATDLLGTITQASDPETWKAVSTAVSASGTLATGMGRSFGSLIDTARSFE; via the coding sequence ATGAATATCATGCTTTCCCTTGGCGGTTTCCAGTTTTCGCTTAATACTGCGGCGTATCAGGAATTGGTGCGATCAACCGCTTATCGCTGGGCGTCACACGATCGACTGGCCCAGCCGGCCGCAAAGCAGTTTACCGGGCCCGGTGATGATTCCATGTCACTGACGGGGGTTATTTACCCCGAATGGCGAAGCACACGTTTTCAGCTGGATAACCTGCGATCACTTGCAGCACGGGGGCAACCGCTTTTGCTGGTTTCAGGTGTTGGCGCGGTCCTGGGGCGCTGGGTTATTGATAAGATCGACGAACGGCAAAACATCTTTGCGGGATACGGTATCGCCAGAAAGCAGGGCTTCACCATTTCCATCCAGTATTTCGATGCCGGCCAACAGGCGGGCCTGCTGGATGCGCTGGAAAGCCTTTTAAACTTCTTTGACCCCGAAGCGACAAACGCGCTCGAAATAGCAAAGTATGATGCTGATGGGGTTTTGCAATCCACGACCAGCGCAGCAGGTACGGCAATTGGTTCCTTGAATACTGCCATGGATGGCCTGAAAGCGGTTGCAGAGACTACCAGCGCGATCGTGCTGCCGGTTATGAACACGGTAAACAATGGCATCCGTATGGCGGCCAATGTACGCGAAACCGCCCAGCAGCTGAAAAACAGCCTGAAAAATATCAATGATCTAAAGACACTGGGAGCGCAGCTTTACAACATTTCCAGCACGGTGGCCACAGCAGCCAATGCCGGCACAATCGCTTCCCGTGCAGCAACCGATTTGCTGGGCACCATCACCCAGGCATCAGACCCCGAAACGTGGAAAGCGGTATCTACTGCTGTTTCAGCATCGGGAACGCTGGCCACCGGCATGGGGCGTTCTTTTGGTTCCCTGATTGATACAGCCCGGAGTTTTGAATAA